In a single window of the Cucumis melo cultivar AY chromosome 11, USDA_Cmelo_AY_1.0, whole genome shotgun sequence genome:
- the LOC103495955 gene encoding coatomer subunit beta'-2-like, giving the protein MKSSRRVVIGYDEGTIMVKLGRKVPIASMDNGGKIIWAKHNEIQTVNIKSVGADFEVTDGERLPLAVKEMGTCDLYPQVSYFTSAFEFSVYYFRTSQELFLGSWPHFSATVMFYSKSMKLLSLSSIPNYSFL; this is encoded by the exons ATGAAGAGCTCACGCCG GGTTGTGATTGGTTATGATGAAGGAACTATTATGGTAAAACTTGGCCGGAAAGTACCTATTGCAAGTATGGACAATGGTGGAAAGATAATATGGGCTAAGCATAATGAAATTCAAACAGTAAACATCAAAAGTGTGGGAGCAGACTTTGAG GTTACTGATGGAGAGAGATTGCCTTTAGCTGTTAAAGAGATGGGAACTTGTGATCTTTATCCTCAAGTAAGTTATTTTACATCTGCGTTTGAATTCTCTGTATATTATTTCAGAACCTCTCAAGAACTTTTCTTAGGTTCTTGGCCCCATTTTTCTGCTACTGTTATGTTTTATTCTAAGTCAATGAAGTTGTTGAGTCTGAGTTCAATTCCCAATTATAGTTTCTTGTAG